GAGAAGCCCATGTCGGCAAACGCCTTGGCCACGACCAGAAAGGAGCGGCGCGACAGGCGCAGAACCGGAATGGCATCATCGCGATCCTGGACATCGGCAGGCTGAGGATCGAGGACGAGGCCGCGCCCGTCGGTGTCGCTGACCTTCATTACCGCGGCGACACCGTTCCATCGTTCTATTGTGCGGAACGGCATTGCTGCTTCCCTTGGTCGTTTCCAGGGCGCGTAGCCTGTGGAAAGGCGTGTGAGGCGATACCTTACCCGCAAGATTGCCGTTCACCGTGGCATGATCTGCGCCGGTGACGGTCGACTCTGAAAGAGGCATTGACGACCATGACGGTGATGGCCTCACCGATGCCTCGCATCGCCGATCCGGCACGTAAGGCGTCGGCCGCCTTCGCATACGGCAGGAGTGGAGGGTGACCTCGGGCGTAGCGCGACGAGTGCCAAAGGCCGGTGAGGGGCGGAGATGCCCGTCGTTCTATTCGGGGAACCCGATGGGCATTGCCCAGGGGCTGGTGCATTAACGCGAAACCAGGCAGGAGCAGGGGAGGGGGCGCGGCCGGATGAAGGAGGCTGTGCTAATGAAGTCGCCGGATCGGCATGGTCGTGACCGAAGAGGTAGTCGGCCAGCATCGCCGCCGCGGGCATGCTCTCGGCGAAGACACCCACGGTGCCAACCAGTGCTTAAAACATGGCAACTGCGACCGCGTAAATTGTAACTGCTAGTGCGATCATGCTCGGAAGCATCACAGCTGCACCAAATACGACTGCCAGGGAACTGACCCACCCGATCCGACTTCTCGTTGCCGCCATGGCTATATCCTCTAAAAGTGGTGTCGAGCCGGTTCGGTGCGTGTGATCAGATACGTCATCCTGCTCTTTATCCTCTCAATTTGTCCTCTCGGCGACCCGAACGATCCGGAACCGGCCGATCGTCCTCCTGGTCGAGGAGTACCCTTTCGGCTGCCCCGTCGAGATCTTCATACTGATCGCTGCGGACCGACCAGAGGAACGCCATCAGCCCTACGACGCCCATCCCCAAGGCGATCGGTACCAGCCAAGCCAACGAAATCACCGTGCGGCCTCCAACGCGATAGGCACCGGCGCACCAGGTCCTTCCGAAGCCACTGTCCGGCCTCGCATCGAGGGAAACCTCAATGCGTTCGCCACGACGAGAATGGAGGAGAGCGACATGGCGACGGCGGCCATGAGAGGCGTGACATAACCGAGCAGCGCCACCGGGATCACGAGGACGTTGTAGGCGATTGCCAGGGCCAGGTTCTGGTGTACGAGGCGGCGGGCCGTTGCGGCGATCGCGATGGCGTCGGGCACGGCCATCAGTCCGCGGCCGAAAAACACGAGGTCGGCCGCTGCGCGTCCGATATCGGCCGCATTCCCTGGAGCCATCGAGACATGGGCGGCGGACAGTGCCGGCGCATCGTTGAGCCCGTCCCCGACCATGAGGGTCCTACGACCGTTCCGGGCTAGTTCCTCCAGGCGGGTGACCTTGCCCTGCGGCAGGAGGCCTGAGCGGAATGCCGCGATGCCGAGGGCGGCTGCCATTCGGGAGACGGGTTCCCGGCGGTCGCCGGAGAGCATCTCGACCTCCAGCCCGGCGGCACGAAGCCCATTCACGGCCTGCCTTGCCTGGAGGCGGGGCGTATCCGAAAAGCTGAAGGATCCCAGGAACTCGCCGTTGCAGGTCAGCGTGCTACCCTGGTCCGTGCCGGAATGGGATGCCTCTCCCTGGGAGCGGACCCATTCGGCTTTTCCAAGCCGGTACACATTCGAGCCGATCCGTCCTTCGATCCCGAGCCCCGGCTGCTCCCGGAACTCCTCGACGTCCAGACGTCCCTCGGCGAGCGCCGCCACGGCGCGGGCTGCGGGATGTCGGGACCGGGCGGCCAGCGCCGCCGCGGCGGCAAGATGTTCGTGTGGGACGCTACAGTCCGTGACGCGCGGATCGCCGAGGGTCAGCGTGCCCGTCTTGTCGAAGACGACAGTGTCCACCTCGGCGAGCCGTTCGAGGCCGCTGCCGTCCTTGAGCGCGATGCCCCGCTCGAACAGTCGCCGCGCGGCCATGACCTGCGCCATCGGGACCGCCAGGCCCAGCGCGCAGGGACAGGTGATGATGAGGACCGAAATCGCCACCGTCAGCGAGCGGTGCCAGTCTCCCGTCGCTGTCATCCAGCCGACGAACGCCAGCATCGCCAGCGCGTGCACGAACGGCGAATAGGCTGAAGCTGCGCGATCCGCCAGCCGCCTGTATTTCGCGCGCCCGTGCTCTGCCGCCTCCATCAGACGGGCAATGCTCGCGACGAAGGAGTCCGCCACAGGCCGCGTCACCGTCACCTCGAGCGATCCGTCGAGGTTCAGCATGCCCGCCAGGACGGAACTGCCCGGCTTCACGGGGAGTGAGGCCGCTTCTCCGGTGACGATGGCCGCATCCACGTCGGCGGATCCGGACGCCACCACCCCATCGAGCGGGATCCTTTCTCCCGGTGCGACGAGCACGCGCTCCTGCGGCGCGATCTCCTGGAGGGGCTTGTAGGAGACCTCGCCGTCGGGCGCGACGACCGCGGCACCCCGCGGCATCATCCGCGCGAGGCCCAGCACCGCGGTTCTGGCCTTGCTGCGCATCATGTGGTCGAGCGTGCGGCCGGCCAGCAGGAAGAAGATCAGCGACGTCACGGCGTCGAAATAGGCGTGTGGATTGTTCCGCAGGGTGTCGTGCAGGCTGAGCGCCAGTGCGAAGAGGATCCCGACGGAGATCGGCACATCCATGTTCGCCCGTCCGGATTTCGCCGCAGACCAGGCCGAGAGGAAGAAGACCCGCCCGGAATACAGGACGACCGGCACCGCCAGCACCGCGGACAGGATATGGAAGAGATGCCGCGTACCTTCGCCGGCGCCCGACCACACCGACACCGAGAACAGCATGATATTGAACGCGCCGAAGCCGGCCACGGCGGTCGCGCGGACCAGTCTCCGCATCTCCTGGTTCGTTTCCGGCTCGTCGAGGGAGAAGAGGCTGGCGTCGTATCCGGCGGCGGCGAGAGCCTGGAACAGCGGCGGTGCCTTGCCGGCTTTACGCCATTTCACCGTGGCCCGTCGCGTGGTCAGGTTGAGACGCGCCGAGACGACTCCCTCGAGTGGCGTCAGTGCGGCCTCGATCGCGGCGATGCAGCCGCCGCAATGCGCCGACGGTACGGAAAGATCAGTTTGAAGAAGATCCTCGCCGACCGTCCGGCTCGCCAGACGTATCTCCTGGTCGGAAGGCCATCCCGACCGGGGCGCGTACTCGGCCGCTACCGCTCCGAAGGCGCAGCAACTCACCCCTGGGCCTCCGGTCGCGACATCGCCCTGTAGGCATGCCACGTGGCATGTCCCAGCAGTGGAAACACCACGACCAAACCCACGAGCCAGGTCGCGACGCACACGAGGAACAAGGCGAACACGATCGCCCCCCAGGCCACCATCGGGACGATGTTGTTCCACACCAGCGCCATGCTCGTGCCCATGGCGGTCAGCGCATCAGCTCGCTGGTCGAGCAGCATGGGGATCGAGAACACGCTGATCGAGAAGGCGAAGGCGGCAAAGAGGCCGCCGATCGCGGTGCCGACGACCAGCATGGCCCATCCGGTCGGGCTGGTGAGGAGCAGGTCGACGATGTGCTCGATGCCGGGAAACGGCTTCACCCCGAAGAAGAGGGCGTAGATGAGGACGGCTGCCCGCATCCAGAGGAGGGTGAGGAGGCAGAGCAGGAGGCCCGTGAAGTAGACCTGAGCGCCCGACCGGGGCTTGGCCAAGAGCATCCGGGCCAGGGTAGTCCTCTCTCCGGCCTCTCTTTCCCGGCTTTTCGCATAGAGCCCGATCCCCAGGATGGGGGCCACGATCAGGAACCCCGCGAGCGCGGGAAACAGGATGTAGTCCTGCCCGAAATGCGTCAGAAGCCACACGAAGCCAGCGGAGAGCAGGAAGATGCCGAAGCCGTAGGCGAGACTGGGGCCTGGTTGGGCCGCCAGATCACGCCATCCCGCGGCCAGCCACCGCATGCCGGCATTCGTCGGCAGGTGCCGCTTCCAGCGCTCGTTCCTGGTTTCCTCGATGCTGGAGGTCTCGCTCAGCAGCCAGTAGCCCTCGTCCGGTCCGCTCATCAGTCACTCCTCAGCAGGCGGATTTCGCCGCCCTGAAGCTGCCGGGTCCGGTACCGGCTTCCTTCAGGTGGGGCACACAGTCCGGCTGCGAGCCGACCGCGACGTAGACCAAGTGGATGTTGGCTGCGGCCAGCAGCAACAGCGCCGCCGGGACAAGGGTCCAGACGAGGAGCCGCACCTTCCTTCGCCTCTTGCCGGGAGCGGGCGTCATGGCGTCTCCACCCCCAAGGAGTGCACGTACAGCGCGAGGATCTTGATCTCGGCGTCCGTGAGGCGCTCGTCCCAGGTCGGCATGTGGCCTTGCCTGCCGCCGTGAACCGTGGCGATGATGGTGTCGAGGTCGCCGCCGTAGACCCAATAGTCGTCGGTGAGGTTGGGGGCGCCGAGTTCCCGCGTTCCCCGGGCGTCCTCGGCGTGGCATGCCGCGCAATTGGCCAGATAGACTTCCCGTCCGGCTTCCAGGGTGTCGACGTTCTGGGGGGTCGAATAGTCGGGATTGCTGAGGGAATAGACGTAGGCGGCGGCAGTCTTCACCTCCTCGCGATTGAGGATGCCGTCGCGGCCGAAGGAGGGCATCTGCCCGATCCGGCTCTCCGGATGTTCGGCGTTGATGCCGACGCGCATCGTCTGGGCGATCTCTTCCACGCTGCCGCCCCAGAGCCAGTCGTCGTCCGTAAGATCGGGATAGTTCGCCCGGCCCCTGCCCTCGACGCCATGACAGACGGCGCAGTTGTCACCGAACAGCTGATGCCCGCTGCGACGGACGATGGACATGAGTTGCTGATCGGCGCGGATCTCGTCGAAGTCGGCAGTCTCGATGCGTCCCACCCAGGCGGCACGTTCGGCCTGCGCCCTGACGAGGTCCTGTTCCACGGTCTTCCACTGATCCGTATCGAGCAGGCCCTTGGTGTAGGTCGTCCCGAGCGGCCATGTCGGCATCAGAAACCACACCACGACTGCGAAGACGTGCGTCACGATCAGGAAGATGAGCACGCCACGCGGCACCGGCGTATCGAGTTCGGTGATGCCGTTCCACTCGTGGCCAGTGGTCCTGTGACCACTGACGGGATCGCGCTGCTCTACTTCCATGGCTTGTCGTCCTGGTCGAGGATGCTCTTCTTGGCCGATTCGAAGCGCTTCCTGTTCGAAGGCCAAAACGTGTAGACGAGTACGCAGATCGCGAGCGCGATCAGGTAGAACAGCCCCCAGCTCTTCGAGAAGGCGACGAGACTGTCGTGGTCGATGTCCATTCCGTCTCCTCCTCTCCGGTCAATTGATGGGTTTCGGTACTTCCTCGGGCGCGGCAGTGCCGAGATACGCCGCGGCGGTCAGCCTCCCGAGGACCTGAAGATAAGCGACGAGAGCGTCCATCTCGGTGACGCGCGTGGCGACGCCGTCGAACGCTCTCACTTGCGTGTCCTCGCCGTAGCGTTCCGAGACGCCTTCGGCGGCGGAGCCGCTGTCGGGCGTCGCCTGTCCGTACGCGTCCCTGGCGGCGTTCCCGATCATCTCGTCGGTATAGGGGACGCCGACCGCCCGCAGCGCCTCGAGATGCAGCGGCAGATCGTCCAGCTTCAACGTGTTCCGCGCCAACCAGCGGTAGGCAGGCATGTTGGATTCCGGCACGACGTCCCGCGGGTTCGTCAGATGGGCGACGTGCCAGAAGTCGCTGTACTTGCCGCCGACGCGGGCGAGGTCCGGCCCGGTGCGCTTCGAGCCCCAGAGCATCGGGTGATCGTACTTGGATTCGACGGCGAGCGAGTACGGCCCATAGCGCTCGACCTCGTCGCGCAGCGTGCGGATCATCTGGCTGTGGCAGGCGTAGCAGCCCTCGCGCATATAGATGTTGCGGCCGGCGAGTTCGAGCGGCGTGTACATGCGCATGTCCGGCGTTTCCTCGACGGTCTCGTCGATGGTGAACAAGGGAGCGATCTCGACGATGCCCCCGACACTGGCTGCCGCGATGATCGCGAGCACGAAGCCGATGGCCGAGCGCTCCAGCCTGCGGTGAAACAATTCGGGCATGATTCTACTCCGCCGGGGCGGCGACAGCGCCGGTCAGGGGAGCATCCGCCTCCGCGGGCTCCGCCACGGGAGCGGTGCGGGCCGTCATCCATATGTTGTAGCTGCCCACGATGGCACCGATCAGGAACAGCAGTCCGCCGATGGCGCGCGCCACGTAATACGGGAACATCGCGACCAGCGAATCGATGAAGGAGTAGGCGAGCGTGCCGTCCTCGGTGTAGGTCCGCCACATCAGGCCCTGGATGATGCCGGAGTTCCACATCGCGAAGACGTAGATCAGCGTTCCGGCGAGTGAGAGCCAGAAATGCACTTCGACCAGCGCCGGCGAGTACATACGCTCGCGTCTCCAGAGAGACGGGACCAGCGTATAGAACGAGCCGAAGGTGATCAGCGCGACCCATCCGAGTGCGCCGGCATGAACGTGGCCGACGGTCCAGTCGGTGTAGTGCGACAGCGCGTTCACAGGCCGGATCGCCATGAACGATCCCTCGAAGGTCGAGAGCCCGTAGAACACCGCGGCGACCATGATGAAACGGAGTGTCGCGTCGTCCCTGACTTTATGCCAAGCGCCGTTGAGGGTGAGGAGAGCATTGCCGGCCGACGCCCATGACGGCACCAGCAGCATCACGGAGAATGTCATGCCCAGCGTCTGCACCCAGTGGGGCAGGGCGGTGTAATGCAGGTGGTGCGAGCCGGCCCACATGTAGAAGAAGGTGATCCCCCAGAAGCTTAGGATCGAAAGGCGATAGGAAAAGATCGGTCGCTGCGCCCGAACGGGCAGGTAATAGTAGAGCATCCCCAGGAATCCCGCCGTCAGGAAGA
The sequence above is drawn from the Constrictibacter sp. MBR-5 genome and encodes:
- a CDS encoding cbb3-type cytochrome c oxidase subunit 3, which gives rise to MDIDHDSLVAFSKSWGLFYLIALAICVLVYTFWPSNRKRFESAKKSILDQDDKPWK
- a CDS encoding heavy metal translocating P-type ATPase, with product MSCCAFGAVAAEYAPRSGWPSDQEIRLASRTVGEDLLQTDLSVPSAHCGGCIAAIEAALTPLEGVVSARLNLTTRRATVKWRKAGKAPPLFQALAAAGYDASLFSLDEPETNQEMRRLVRATAVAGFGAFNIMLFSVSVWSGAGEGTRHLFHILSAVLAVPVVLYSGRVFFLSAWSAAKSGRANMDVPISVGILFALALSLHDTLRNNPHAYFDAVTSLIFFLLAGRTLDHMMRSKARTAVLGLARMMPRGAAVVAPDGEVSYKPLQEIAPQERVLVAPGERIPLDGVVASGSADVDAAIVTGEAASLPVKPGSSVLAGMLNLDGSLEVTVTRPVADSFVASIARLMEAAEHGRAKYRRLADRAASAYSPFVHALAMLAFVGWMTATGDWHRSLTVAISVLIITCPCALGLAVPMAQVMAARRLFERGIALKDGSGLERLAEVDTVVFDKTGTLTLGDPRVTDCSVPHEHLAAAAALAARSRHPAARAVAALAEGRLDVEEFREQPGLGIEGRIGSNVYRLGKAEWVRSQGEASHSGTDQGSTLTCNGEFLGSFSFSDTPRLQARQAVNGLRAAGLEVEMLSGDRREPVSRMAAALGIAAFRSGLLPQGKVTRLEELARNGRRTLMVGDGLNDAPALSAAHVSMAPGNAADIGRAAADLVFFGRGLMAVPDAIAIAATARRLVHQNLALAIAYNVLVIPVALLGYVTPLMAAVAMSLSSILVVANALRFPSMRGRTVASEGPGAPVPIALEAAR
- the ccoP gene encoding cytochrome-c oxidase, cbb3-type subunit III, with protein sequence MEVEQRDPVSGHRTTGHEWNGITELDTPVPRGVLIFLIVTHVFAVVVWFLMPTWPLGTTYTKGLLDTDQWKTVEQDLVRAQAERAAWVGRIETADFDEIRADQQLMSIVRRSGHQLFGDNCAVCHGVEGRGRANYPDLTDDDWLWGGSVEEIAQTMRVGINAEHPESRIGQMPSFGRDGILNREEVKTAAAYVYSLSNPDYSTPQNVDTLEAGREVYLANCAACHAEDARGTRELGAPNLTDDYWVYGGDLDTIIATVHGGRQGHMPTWDERLTDAEIKILALYVHSLGVETP
- the ccoO gene encoding cytochrome-c oxidase, cbb3-type subunit II yields the protein MPELFHRRLERSAIGFVLAIIAAASVGGIVEIAPLFTIDETVEETPDMRMYTPLELAGRNIYMREGCYACHSQMIRTLRDEVERYGPYSLAVESKYDHPMLWGSKRTGPDLARVGGKYSDFWHVAHLTNPRDVVPESNMPAYRWLARNTLKLDDLPLHLEALRAVGVPYTDEMIGNAARDAYGQATPDSGSAAEGVSERYGEDTQVRAFDGVATRVTEMDALVAYLQVLGRLTAAAYLGTAAPEEVPKPIN
- a CDS encoding DUF2189 domain-containing protein encodes the protein MSGPDEGYWLLSETSSIEETRNERWKRHLPTNAGMRWLAAGWRDLAAQPGPSLAYGFGIFLLSAGFVWLLTHFGQDYILFPALAGFLIVAPILGIGLYAKSREREAGERTTLARMLLAKPRSGAQVYFTGLLLCLLTLLWMRAAVLIYALFFGVKPFPGIEHIVDLLLTSPTGWAMLVVGTAIGGLFAAFAFSISVFSIPMLLDQRADALTAMGTSMALVWNNIVPMVAWGAIVFALFLVCVATWLVGLVVVFPLLGHATWHAYRAMSRPEAQG
- the ccoS gene encoding cbb3-type cytochrome oxidase assembly protein CcoS, producing MISLAWLVPIALGMGVVGLMAFLWSVRSDQYEDLDGAAERVLLDQEDDRPVPDRSGRREDKLRG